Proteins from a genomic interval of Maylandia zebra isolate NMK-2024a linkage group LG15, Mzebra_GT3a, whole genome shotgun sequence:
- the naa20 gene encoding N-alpha-acetyltransferase 20, translated as MTTLRPFTCDDLFKFNNINLDPLTETYGIPFYLQYLAHWPEYFIVAEAPGGELMGYIMGKAEGSVAREEWHGHVTALSVAPEFRRLGLAAKLMEMLEEISERKGGFFVDLFVRVSNQVAVNMYKRLGYSVYRTVIEYYSASNGEPDEDAYDMRKALSRDTEKKSIIPLPHPVRPEDIE; from the exons ATGACAACTCTGCGGCCGTTTACATGCGATGATTTGTTTAAATTCAACAATAT AAACCTGGATCCTCTCACAGAGACT TATGGGATCCCGTTTTACCTGCAGTACCTCGCTCACTGGCCGGAGTACTTTATTGTTGCTGAGGCTCCTGGAGGAGAACTGATGGGCTACA TTATGGGGAAGGCGGAGGGATCTGTGGCTCGCGAGGAGTGGCACGGCCACGTCACCGCTCTGTCCGTGGCCCCGGAGTTCAGACGGCTTGGCCTGGCCGCCAAACTCATGGAAATGCTGGAGGAGATCTCAGAGAG GAAAGGCGGATTCTTCGTGGATCTGTTCGTACGAGTGTCCAACCAGGTGGCAGTGAACATGTACAAACGTCTGGGCTACAGCGTGTACAGGACAGTCATAGAGTATTACTCTGCCAGCAATGGAGAGCCAGATGAAGATGCTTATG ACATGAGGAAAGCTCTGTCCAGAGACACGGAGAAGAAGTCGATCATCCCACTGCCGCACCCCGTCAGACCCGAGGACATCGAATAA